One Natronomonas moolapensis 8.8.11 genomic region harbors:
- the dinB gene encoding DNA polymerase IV, translated as MPEGAATVTDFAPTETDPPIILHVDCDCFYAACERLRRPHLANEPVVIGMGYDQADPHGAVATASYEAREYGIESAMPISDALERLPRRVDADAGDPAAPDPADAGYYLPVEMDHYQAVGGDVHALLEQYADPLEPVSIDEAYLDVTDATTWADVDAFAQTLKAEIKTTVGIPVSIGVAPTKSAAKVASDHDKPDGLVAVRPGDVQEFFAPLDIESVHGIGPVTAGKLRERGIDTAGELATADPETLVTAVGSKGRAIQQRARGHDPRPVTPPDDPKSISKETSLDPEGVTDSTVKTEVVRELAEQVTARASNNNALYQTVGIKVVQPPFDVNTRERSFSGPVQDAALAKTVALDLLGEFETVPVRKLGVRVSNLSVSEREQAPLTEWEPTDTATSSTVLSENIRQRLAEQGDPQATLDEF; from the coding sequence ATGCCGGAGGGTGCGGCGACAGTCACAGATTTTGCTCCCACTGAGACTGATCCGCCGATCATTCTGCACGTTGACTGTGACTGTTTCTATGCTGCCTGTGAGCGGCTTCGCCGACCTCACCTTGCCAACGAACCGGTCGTCATCGGCATGGGGTATGACCAAGCCGATCCGCACGGGGCTGTCGCGACTGCCAGTTACGAGGCCCGTGAATACGGCATCGAATCCGCCATGCCGATCAGCGATGCGCTGGAACGGCTTCCGCGACGCGTTGATGCCGACGCCGGTGATCCAGCGGCTCCCGATCCAGCTGACGCCGGGTACTATCTCCCGGTCGAGATGGACCATTATCAAGCAGTTGGCGGAGACGTCCACGCCCTCCTCGAGCAATATGCCGATCCGCTTGAACCCGTTAGTATCGATGAAGCCTATCTTGACGTCACCGATGCGACTACCTGGGCAGATGTCGATGCCTTCGCCCAGACGCTCAAAGCAGAAATCAAAACCACTGTTGGGATCCCTGTCAGTATCGGCGTCGCTCCCACAAAAAGCGCTGCCAAAGTCGCCTCCGATCACGACAAACCCGACGGCCTCGTCGCCGTCCGCCCTGGAGACGTTCAGGAGTTTTTTGCCCCCCTTGATATCGAATCAGTTCACGGGATCGGGCCAGTTACCGCCGGCAAGTTGCGGGAGCGTGGGATCGACACCGCCGGCGAACTCGCCACCGCCGATCCGGAGACGCTCGTGACTGCTGTGGGATCCAAAGGCCGGGCGATCCAACAACGGGCTCGCGGGCATGATCCACGCCCGGTGACACCGCCGGACGACCCGAAGAGCATCTCGAAAGAAACCTCGCTCGACCCCGAGGGAGTTACTGACTCGACTGTTAAAACCGAGGTCGTTCGAGAACTCGCTGAGCAGGTCACGGCCCGTGCGAGCAATAACAACGCTCTCTATCAGACGGTCGGCATCAAAGTCGTGCAACCCCCATTCGATGTCAACACACGAGAGCGATCGTTTAGCGGTCCTGTCCAAGATGCAGCCCTCGCTAAGACGGTGGCACTGGACCTGTTAGGCGAGTTTGAGACAGTGCCAGTCCGGAAACTCGGTGTCCGAGTGTCAAATCTCTCGGTTTCCGAACGAGAGCAGGCTCCACTGACCGAGTGGGAGCCAACTGATACAGCCACCTCCTCAACAGTACTCTCTGAGAATATTCGACAGCGGTTAGCGGAGCAAGGAGATCCACAAGCGACACTTGATGAGTTCTGA
- a CDS encoding DUF7837 family putative zinc-binding protein, giving the protein MDPTITLGVCPHCETPITNRDLLIEYETVNGHSQYAECPDCVAVITPT; this is encoded by the coding sequence ATGGATCCAACCATCACGCTTGGTGTCTGCCCACACTGTGAGACACCGATCACGAACCGTGACCTCCTCATCGAGTACGAAACCGTCAATGGGCACAGCCAGTACGCCGAGTGCCCAGACTGTGTCGCGGTCATCACACCGACCTAA